In Paramormyrops kingsleyae isolate MSU_618 chromosome 13, PKINGS_0.4, whole genome shotgun sequence, a single window of DNA contains:
- the LOC111858171 gene encoding Iroquois homeobox protein 5a-like codes for MAYPQGYLYQPSASLALYSCPAYSASVISGPRTEEIGRSSSGSAFAPYAGSTAFTSPSPGFNSTLQYTTDPAASTFTSYVGSPYEHATGMAGSLGYHPYAAPLGSYPYGDPAYRKNATRDATATLKAWLNEHRKNPYPTKGEKIMLAIITKMTLTQVSTWFANARRRLKKENKMTWTPRNRSEDEEEDENIDLEKNDDEEHKPTGKEDLTDTELEHKLNQGEVTCDRFKEENSGKETDPILTESELREQDHRTEILALSPKPTTSSPNLPRGTPIAVQEKSPETVHASSTLNGGSNVTSVIHSPPSAPKPKLWSLAEIATSSDRCKGNSELPQTTGTGQSGVIAANESSASRSSPHCPFPSSTVLSRPIYYTSPFYPGYTNYGTFGHLHSGHGASTGSTTQFNGLNQTVLNRADALVRESKLRSQTQVDFCKDSSYELKKGMSNI; via the exons ATGGCGTATCCTCAGGGCTACTTGTATCAGCCGTCAGCCTCTCTGGCACTGTATTCGTGTCCAGCGTACAGCGCTAGCGTGATATCGGGACCAAGGACCGAGGAAATTGGGAGATCTTCGTCTGGGTCTGCTTTTGCCCCATATGCTGGATCTACAGCGTTCACGAGCCCCTCGCCTGGCTTTAACTCCACTCTCCAATACACCACGGATCCGGCGGCATCAACATTCACTTCGTATGTT GGCTCTCCATACGAACATGCGACAGGAATGGCTGGGTCTTTAGGATATCACCCCTATGCAGCCCCCTTGGGTTCATATCCCTACGGGGACCCTGCGTACCGCAAAAATGCTACACGGGATGCTACTGCGACCCTCAAGGCCTGGCTTAACGAGCACCGTAAAAACCCGTACCCTACAAAGGGCGAGAAAATCATGCTGGCCATCATCACCAAAATGACCCTGACACAAGTGTCCACCTGGTTCGCCAACGCCAGGAGAAGGCTAAAGAAGGAGAACAAAATGACTTGGACCCCGAGGAACAGGAGtgaagatgaagaggaggatgaAAACATTGACTTAGAGAAAAACGACGATGAAGAACACAAGCCGACCGGAAAGGAAGACTTGACAGACACGGAATTAG aACATAAATTAAACCAGGGAGAAGTTACATGTGATCGATTTAAAGAGGAGAATTCCGGGAAAGAGACAGATCCCATTTTGACTGAATCGGAATTAAGAGAGCAAGATCATCGGACAGAAATTCTGGCCTTATCGCCGAAACCAACCACCTCTTCTCCAAATTTGCCACGAGGAACACCGATTGCTGTGCAAGAGAAGTCACCCGAAACGGTGCACGCATCCAGCACACTGAACGGAGGCAGCAATGTTACGTCTGTGATTCACTCGCCTCCATCTGCTCCTAAGCCTAAACTTTGGTCTCTCGCGGAGATAGCAACTTCGTCGGACAGATGCAAGGGTAACAGCGAGCTACCGCAGACCACGGGAACGGGTCAAAGCGGAGTCATCGCAGCGAACGAATCTTCAGCATCTCGATCATCCCCGCATTGCCCTTTTCCAAGCAGCACAGTCTTGTCCAGACCCATTTACTACACATCACCATTTTACCCAGGTTACACGAACTACGGGACTTTTGGGCATCTGCACAGCGGCCATGGAGCCAGCACGGGGTCCACCACACAATTCAATGGATTAAACCAGACTGTATTAAATAGAGCAGATGCTCTAGTTAGGGAAAGCAAATTAAGGAGCCAAACACAAGTAGATTTTTGTAAAGACTCCTCTTATGAACTAAAGAAAGGTATGTCAAACATTTAA